In the genome of Bacteroidota bacterium, one region contains:
- a CDS encoding leucine-rich repeat domain-containing protein has translation MIRTLLLFFVSLLSANVFAVSYDTLHVRLFPAQRWAQVPHATVKNLHVDTLDAAALTQLAQLKQVEALSLRGHKLGELPASVCELATLRQLDLSHNRLVTLPACASRLTGLEELWLGYNPQLDLGKVIDVLALLPNLKALHLEADSIETVPPAIARLRNLQLLDLSGNTFTQLPVEFGQLTQLNTLWLDNEAAGFDLGANMAALRPLQNLRELHIEGDHLTQLPPGLMQLPSLERVYAGNNPILRMPPRRALRHSHLRLLDLHNAPLPPAEIQRMQQTAPGLRIRF, from the coding sequence ATGATACGTACCCTGCTTTTGTTTTTTGTCTCTTTGCTTAGTGCAAATGTCTTTGCGGTAAGTTATGATACGCTTCATGTCCGCCTTTTTCCGGCCCAACGCTGGGCGCAGGTGCCGCATGCCACGGTAAAAAATCTGCATGTCGATACGCTCGACGCGGCGGCATTAACGCAGCTCGCGCAGCTGAAACAGGTGGAAGCATTATCACTGCGCGGACATAAACTGGGCGAGTTGCCTGCATCGGTATGCGAGCTTGCTACACTGCGGCAGCTCGATCTTTCGCACAACCGGCTGGTTACGCTTCCGGCCTGTGCAAGCCGTTTAACAGGGCTTGAAGAGCTCTGGCTGGGCTACAATCCGCAGCTTGATCTGGGTAAAGTAATTGATGTGCTGGCGCTGTTACCCAATTTAAAAGCCCTGCATCTCGAGGCTGATAGTATTGAGACAGTGCCGCCAGCCATTGCCCGGCTCCGCAACCTCCAGCTGCTCGACCTTTCGGGCAATACGTTTACGCAGTTGCCGGTTGAGTTCGGGCAGCTTACGCAGCTCAATACACTTTGGCTCGACAACGAGGCCGCCGGTTTTGATCTTGGTGCCAACATGGCTGCCCTGCGTCCGCTGCAAAACCTGCGCGAACTGCATATCGAGGGTGATCACCTCACGCAGCTGCCTCCGGGACTCATGCAGCTTCCTTCGCTCGAGCGTGTGTATGCCGGCAACAACCCGATACTGCGCATGCCGCCCCGCCGCGCGTTGCGCCACAGCCACCTGCGCCTGCTCGATTTGCACAACGCTCCGCTGCCACCGGCCGAAATACAGCGCATGCAGCAAACCGCGCCCGGCTTGCGCATACGCTTCTAG
- a CDS encoding tetratricopeptide repeat protein, translating into MRLFLAVVLLAAGCSRQTPVVPGDISNRWYNRITSDTKPAVDSLLIYAQMLDSVADDRAQVKAMASFGYGIYYKQKGYYRQAYSSFMNADSLASKTGTDTLRVRALIGAGQCDWNEGRTDNAIEKMLRALKLAENTGFNRGIAGAHISLAQVYQQSDKTDLAREHLQAAMRMSSENGSDRNYFIAAHTLANLYGMGGKIDSALAIDSAMLLKLNSDRLQKFRSMFYDNQANCYTEMQQFDKAYAAFMRSIAQDSLTGDARQQADSYLGLSNLFLAQNNVAQAEIYLNEFLRRARSINYRQGEKQAWQILAGVYAGQRKYTEALAAKDSVRRISERLLNEKTQTRIAELQTVYDTEKKDRLLAEAAVSLGRQRLITGAVAVAALLLLLTGFSVYRRYRHRKDEELRHELRRQQQLATQALFAGEQQERLRIGRDLHDSIGQQLAALKMQMAGQNLSAASMQLVEQTLRDVRAISHNLIPEALHFGLAAALDELCVQLSHSGTTATFNPATGLTRPLLKPEAELSVFRLAQEVTGNMLKYAQATHITIDLQKTENHAELRITDNGRGFDTTQFTQSAGRGWGNVQARTLMLGGTVAIDSAPGSGTKLYLRIPVEPGA; encoded by the coding sequence ATGCGACTATTTCTTGCGGTGGTTTTGCTGGCAGCAGGATGCAGCAGGCAAACACCTGTAGTGCCCGGCGATATCAGCAACAGGTGGTATAACCGGATTACCAGCGATACAAAACCCGCTGTTGACTCGTTACTGATTTATGCGCAAATGCTTGATTCGGTGGCCGACGACCGTGCGCAGGTAAAAGCAATGGCCTCCTTCGGTTACGGAATTTATTACAAGCAGAAAGGATATTACCGGCAGGCGTACAGTTCGTTTATGAATGCCGACTCACTGGCCTCAAAAACCGGCACAGACACGCTGCGTGTGCGCGCACTGATTGGAGCCGGCCAGTGCGACTGGAACGAAGGGCGCACAGATAATGCAATTGAAAAAATGCTGCGTGCGCTAAAACTGGCCGAAAACACCGGCTTCAACCGCGGTATTGCAGGCGCACATATTTCGCTGGCGCAGGTGTATCAGCAGAGCGATAAAACTGATCTTGCCCGTGAGCACCTGCAGGCAGCCATGCGCATGAGCAGCGAAAATGGTTCCGACAGAAATTATTTTATTGCTGCTCACACGCTGGCCAATTTATATGGCATGGGCGGGAAAATTGACAGTGCGCTGGCCATAGACAGTGCCATGCTGCTGAAGCTGAACAGCGACCGCCTTCAGAAATTCCGTTCCATGTTTTACGACAATCAGGCCAACTGCTATACCGAAATGCAGCAGTTTGACAAGGCCTATGCCGCTTTTATGCGTTCCATTGCGCAGGATTCGCTCACCGGCGATGCGCGGCAGCAGGCCGATTCGTATCTGGGACTAAGCAATTTGTTTCTGGCGCAAAACAACGTGGCACAGGCCGAAATTTACCTGAACGAATTTTTGCGCCGCGCCCGCAGCATAAACTACCGCCAGGGCGAAAAGCAGGCCTGGCAGATTCTGGCCGGCGTGTATGCCGGACAGCGCAAATACACCGAAGCACTGGCGGCAAAAGATTCGGTGCGGCGCATCAGCGAGCGTTTGCTGAACGAGAAAACACAAACGCGCATTGCCGAACTGCAAACGGTGTATGACACGGAGAAAAAAGACCGTTTGCTGGCCGAGGCTGCGGTGAGTTTGGGCAGGCAGCGGCTTATTACCGGCGCGGTGGCGGTAGCGGCGCTGCTGCTGCTGCTCACAGGCTTTTCGGTTTACCGCCGCTACCGCCACCGCAAAGACGAAGAACTGCGACACGAACTCCGCCGCCAGCAGCAGCTTGCCACACAAGCCCTGTTTGCAGGCGAACAACAGGAACGCCTGCGCATTGGCCGCGATCTGCACGACAGCATTGGCCAGCAGCTTGCCGCGCTTAAAATGCAGATGGCCGGGCAAAACCTCAGCGCAGCTTCCATGCAGCTGGTAGAACAAACCCTGCGCGATGTGCGCGCCATTTCGCACAACCTCATACCCGAAGCACTCCACTTCGGCCTCGCCGCCGCCCTCGATGAATTGTGCGTGCAACTTAGCCACAGCGGCACCACTGCCACATTCAATCCCGCAACCGGCCTGACCCGCCCGCTGCTCAAACCCGAAGCCGAACTATCGGTCTTCAGGCTCGCGCAGGAAGTGACCGGCAACATGCTCAAGTATGCGCAGGCCACACACATCACCATCGACCTGCAAAAAACCGAAAACCACGCCGAACTCCGCATTACCGACAACGGCCGCGGATTCGACACCACACAATTTACCCAGTCAGCCGGACGAGGCTGGGGCAATGTACAGGCGCGCACACTCATGCTGGGCGGCACTGTTGCCATTGACTCGGCACCCGGATCAGGAACCAAATTGTATCTTCGGATTCCCGTTGAGCCGGGCGCATAA
- a CDS encoding SRPBCC domain-containing protein has product MTPFSTHCEFIFRTTAQKLWHTLTDPATVKQYFYGTNLITTWEPGTPIRFTGEWEGKTYEDKGTILAYEHNRLLKYDYYSSFSPLPDLPENYMHITYRVTELPEGVKLEIIQENAASQETADHSEQNWKALMEEVRKLVE; this is encoded by the coding sequence ATGACACCATTCTCCACACACTGCGAATTTATTTTCCGCACCACCGCCCAAAAACTCTGGCACACACTCACCGATCCCGCTACAGTAAAACAATATTTCTACGGCACCAACCTTATTACTACGTGGGAGCCCGGTACACCCATACGTTTTACCGGCGAGTGGGAGGGAAAAACATACGAAGACAAAGGAACCATACTCGCTTACGAGCATAACCGTTTACTCAAATACGATTATTACAGCAGCTTCTCGCCGCTTCCCGATTTACCGGAAAATTACATGCACATTACGTATCGTGTAACCGAATTACCCGAAGGTGTGAAACTGGAAATTATTCAGGAAAACGCAGCCTCACAGGAAACAGCTGATCATTCGGAGCAGAACTGGAAGGCGCTGATGGAAGAAGTGCGTAAATTGGTGGAATGA
- a CDS encoding lamin tail domain-containing protein, with product MKKTITLSLLLLVSAAGYAQSCSELFFSEYLEGSSNNKAIEIYNPTSGTVNLSNYKIYRYNNGSPTPTDSLSPQGTLAPGAVYVAGNSQAIAAILAVSDTLHSITFYNGDDAMVLKNISTNTVLDIIGIIGVDPGTNWPVGTGATSEFTLVRNISTNQGNTNWAVAATEYDVYPQNTTTYIGNHTMTPCCVAPVAQITNTQNVNCFGGTNGQATVQATNGNTFTYAWSPNSSTSATATGLMAGVYTCIVTNECNLSDTVSVTITQPTQITATFTNIVNPGCNQNNGSVTIVVSGGTLPYTYQWSNGGTSPTINNLPAGVYNCVIIDGNGCGTQFFTTLTNSTPPVVTLQLTNSDTLCLNTPAFMLGGESPAGGTWSGPGVSGNMFNASTTTPGWQLITYTYTDTSSCVGSATDSIFVDVCTGLAQSNTTGSIRVFPNPANETLQLSAVPAGTQLEVFDATGRLVMAQTAQPQLNISALENGSYVLALRNASGIIIERIAFVKQ from the coding sequence ATGAAAAAAACCATTACCCTGTCTCTGCTGTTGCTGGTATCAGCCGCCGGCTACGCACAATCGTGTTCGGAGCTCTTCTTCTCCGAATACCTCGAAGGCTCATCGAACAACAAAGCCATTGAAATTTACAATCCTACCTCTGGCACGGTTAACCTATCCAACTACAAAATTTACCGCTACAACAACGGTTCACCTACGCCTACCGATTCACTTTCACCTCAGGGCACGCTTGCTCCGGGCGCTGTGTATGTAGCCGGAAACTCGCAGGCCATAGCTGCTATTCTCGCCGTTTCAGATACACTTCATAGCATTACTTTCTACAATGGCGATGATGCGATGGTGCTTAAAAACATTTCCACCAACACCGTACTCGATATCATCGGTATTATTGGTGTGGATCCCGGCACCAACTGGCCCGTAGGCACCGGCGCTACCAGCGAATTTACACTGGTGCGCAACATCAGCACCAATCAGGGCAACACGAACTGGGCAGTGGCCGCTACGGAGTATGACGTGTATCCGCAAAATACCACCACCTACATTGGTAACCACACTATGACACCGTGCTGCGTGGCTCCGGTGGCACAAATTACCAATACACAAAACGTAAACTGTTTCGGAGGTACAAACGGTCAGGCCACTGTGCAAGCTACCAACGGAAATACCTTTACCTACGCCTGGTCGCCCAATAGCAGTACTTCTGCCACAGCCACAGGTTTAATGGCTGGCGTGTACACCTGTATCGTTACCAACGAGTGTAACCTTTCTGATACCGTTTCGGTAACCATTACCCAACCCACACAAATTACCGCCACCTTTACCAACATTGTAAACCCCGGTTGCAATCAGAACAATGGTTCAGTTACAATTGTGGTAAGCGGCGGCACACTGCCCTACACCTACCAGTGGTCAAACGGTGGTACTTCGCCCACAATCAACAACCTTCCGGCCGGTGTTTACAACTGTGTAATTATAGACGGAAACGGCTGCGGCACCCAATTTTTCACCACACTCACCAACAGTACACCGCCGGTTGTTACCCTTCAGCTTACCAATTCCGATACACTTTGCCTTAACACACCGGCCTTTATGCTTGGCGGCGAAAGCCCGGCAGGCGGCACCTGGAGCGGCCCCGGAGTTAGTGGCAATATGTTTAATGCATCCACCACCACGCCGGGCTGGCAGCTCATTACCTACACTTACACGGATACCAGCAGCTGCGTAGGCAGCGCCACCGACAGCATTTTTGTAGATGTATGTACCGGTCTTGCACAAAGCAACACCACCGGCAGCATCCGTGTATTCCCCAATCCGGCTAATGAAACACTTCAGCTCAGCGCAGTGCCCGCCGGCACACAGCTTGAAGTATTCGATGCTACAGGCCGTCTGGTAATGGCACAAACCGCCCAGCCTCAACTCAACATCAGCGCACTTGAAAACGGCAGCTACGTGCTTGCCCTTCGCAATGCATCAGGCATTATCATTGAGCGTATTGCTTTTGTAAAACAGTAA
- a CDS encoding helix-turn-helix transcriptional regulator, with amino-acid sequence MQEQSKPARGILHPAAFAGQTLHRRYLPCAGLAEWIEHYWIVEWNFGDAVHKVATLPHPSIHITFDDAEATVGGIRTGRFTRQLTGRGRVFGIKFLPGAFYPWLGRPVSSIAGKQLPLHTFFNHAEALQNEMRTLQKHEALVNCAQAALLARKPAHDQRLARVRRICERICNDRNVLRVEQLCEREQLSIRQLQRLFGVWVGVSPKWMIQRYRLHEAVETLNTTHAAPDWIGLCEQLGYFDQAHFIRDFKKLTGETPAAYAAKRLQS; translated from the coding sequence ATGCAGGAACAGTCCAAACCCGCACGAGGAATTTTACATCCGGCCGCATTTGCAGGGCAAACGCTGCACCGGCGCTACCTGCCTTGTGCCGGACTGGCCGAATGGATTGAGCATTACTGGATTGTAGAGTGGAATTTTGGCGATGCGGTACACAAGGTGGCCACGCTTCCGCACCCAAGCATTCATATTACGTTTGACGATGCGGAAGCCACGGTGGGCGGCATACGAACCGGGCGTTTTACGCGGCAGCTTACCGGGCGCGGACGTGTTTTCGGCATCAAGTTTTTACCGGGCGCTTTTTACCCCTGGCTGGGCAGGCCGGTAAGCAGTATTGCCGGTAAACAACTTCCGCTGCACACATTTTTCAACCACGCGGAGGCGCTGCAAAACGAAATGCGCACACTGCAAAAACACGAAGCACTTGTGAATTGTGCGCAGGCGGCCCTGCTGGCGCGAAAGCCCGCACACGACCAGCGTCTTGCCCGTGTACGCCGCATTTGCGAACGCATTTGCAACGACCGCAATGTGCTGCGTGTAGAACAACTCTGCGAACGCGAGCAGTTAAGCATCCGGCAGTTGCAACGCCTGTTTGGTGTGTGGGTAGGCGTTTCGCCAAAGTGGATGATACAACGCTACCGCCTGCACGAAGCGGTGGAAACGCTGAACACCACACACGCCGCACCCGACTGGATTGGCCTGTGCGAACAGCTCGGCTATTTTGATCAGGCGCATTTTATACGCGATTTTAAAAAGCTTACCGGCGAAACGCCAGCCGCGTATGCCGCAAAACGGCTGCAAAGTTGA
- a CDS encoding sigma-70 family RNA polymerase sigma factor → MRLRFLWSKKEVKLSDQELIEQYKRTSNSWYAGELFQRYTQLISSVAYNYMQNEVDTEDAVMEVFEIILRDLQHHEVNNFKTWVYSVTKHHCLKKLRKDSMETLDVEQALRHVAVDEAPKTEAIRLENQLEKLQDAVTRLSQEQKQCIELFYFKQKSYKEVSDLTGYSVNEVKSYLQNGKRNLKGALVGIDS, encoded by the coding sequence GTGCGGCTCCGATTTCTCTGGTCTAAAAAGGAAGTCAAGCTCAGCGATCAGGAATTAATAGAACAGTACAAGCGTACGTCTAATTCCTGGTATGCTGGCGAACTCTTCCAGCGCTACACACAGCTTATCTCCTCTGTGGCATATAATTATATGCAAAACGAGGTGGATACCGAAGACGCCGTTATGGAAGTCTTCGAAATCATCCTCCGCGATCTCCAGCATCATGAAGTAAACAACTTCAAAACCTGGGTGTATAGCGTTACCAAGCACCATTGTCTCAAAAAGCTTCGCAAAGACAGCATGGAAACGCTGGATGTGGAGCAGGCGCTGCGCCACGTTGCTGTGGACGAAGCCCCGAAAACCGAGGCAATACGGCTGGAAAATCAACTGGAGAAATTGCAGGATGCCGTTACGCGTTTGTCGCAGGAACAGAAACAATGCATTGAACTTTTCTACTTTAAACAGAAGAGCTACAAGGAAGTGTCTGACCTTACCGGCTATTCGGTAAATGAAGTGAAAAGCTACCTCCAGAACGGAAAGAGAAACCTGAAAGGTGCACTCGTGGGCATTGATTCATGA
- a CDS encoding DUF1761 domain-containing protein, with the protein MNFLVLFASALIPLFIGFIWYSDKVFGKAWQQASGMTEEKMKNSNMLVILGLTYLFSVMMAMVIQFLVIHQASVPSIFVGDPDMTNPNSEVGRFLELLNTKYAHNYRTFKHGMFHGTIAGLFFALPVMGINALFERRGGKYIFIHLGYWVITCMLMGGVICQFM; encoded by the coding sequence ATGAATTTTCTCGTACTCTTTGCTTCGGCATTAATTCCGCTGTTTATCGGCTTTATCTGGTACAGCGATAAGGTTTTCGGTAAAGCCTGGCAGCAGGCCAGCGGCATGACTGAGGAGAAAATGAAAAACAGCAACATGCTTGTTATTCTCGGCCTCACCTATTTGTTTTCAGTGATGATGGCCATGGTAATTCAGTTTCTGGTTATCCACCAGGCAAGTGTGCCGTCTATTTTTGTGGGCGACCCCGACATGACCAATCCGAATTCGGAAGTAGGCCGTTTTCTGGAGTTGCTTAATACAAAATATGCACACAACTACCGCACATTCAAGCACGGCATGTTTCACGGTACAATTGCCGGTTTGTTTTTTGCACTCCCTGTAATGGGCATCAACGCGCTGTTTGAGCGCCGCGGCGGTAAATACATATTTATTCACCTCGGCTACTGGGTAATTACCTGCATGCTTATGGGTGGTGTGATTTGCCAGTTTATGTAA
- a CDS encoding response regulator transcription factor, which yields MTSESITHILLADDHQLVIDGLKSMFQNETRYIVAGEANNGQEALNIIQSAPEKFQLVITDVSMSHMTGIDLCRHVKQQYPEIKVLVLSMYSGVSVVKEALAAEADGYLLKSAGKDEFIKALHRITDGGTYFAQDIIPIIYNQYQREKQQQDALSVLSAREREVLSLIVKEHTSEEIAQKLFLSKKTVDNHRQNILSKTACKTTIGLVKFAIRNGME from the coding sequence ATGACCAGCGAAAGCATCACACACATCCTCCTTGCCGACGATCATCAGCTGGTGATTGACGGACTGAAAAGCATGTTTCAAAACGAAACACGCTACATCGTTGCCGGAGAAGCCAACAACGGTCAGGAAGCCCTGAATATCATTCAGTCGGCCCCTGAAAAATTTCAGCTTGTCATTACCGACGTAAGCATGTCGCACATGACCGGCATTGACCTTTGCCGCCATGTAAAGCAGCAGTATCCCGAAATTAAAGTGCTGGTGCTTTCCATGTACAGCGGCGTATCGGTAGTAAAGGAAGCACTTGCTGCCGAGGCCGACGGCTATTTGCTCAAGAGCGCAGGTAAAGACGAATTTATTAAAGCCCTGCACCGCATTACCGACGGCGGCACCTACTTCGCGCAAGACATTATTCCCATTATCTACAACCAGTATCAGCGGGAAAAGCAGCAGCAGGACGCACTCTCTGTGCTCTCGGCCCGCGAACGCGAAGTACTTTCACTCATTGTAAAAGAACATACCAGCGAAGAAATTGCACAAAAGCTTTTCCTGAGTAAAAAAACGGTTGACAATCACCGGCAGAACATTCTCTCCAAAACAGCGTGTAAAACAACCATCGGTCTGGTGAAGTTTGCTATTCGTAACGGGATGGAATAG